From a region of the Armatimonas rosea genome:
- a CDS encoding DUF1501 domain-containing protein — protein MSDDHWGFPTNRREFLTGLGGGFAGLALTSLLAKESQAAPAGQGSLNMQHHPPKVKRIIQLFMNGGASPMDLFDYKPALIKYHGQKLPDHIRPEGLASAPGLCLKSPFTFKQYGQSGRWVSEVFPEQAKLVDEMAFFMAMASKSSVHGPASYMMNTGFIQPGFPSMGAWISYAIGNLRDNLPTFVVLPDSRGLPYNQRGNFSSGFLPVVHQGTMINGTGPEAVSDLFASGRYKFANPASDKAGLDALSQLNKAHAAAHPGDSRLDARIASYELAARMQLSAPEAFDISRESQAVKDSYGIGAQPTDDFGKRCLLAARLAERGVRFVQVWSGPQGAVNNWDNHGSIKRELTPMAASIDKPIAALLRDLKARGLDKDTLVIWTTEFGRTPTAQSGDGRDHNGGTFVSWIWGAGVKPGVAYGESDELAFKTAVNTTYSYDFHATVLHLLGIDHTKLTWRQNGIDRRLTDVHGHVVKEVLA, from the coding sequence ATGAGCGACGACCACTGGGGTTTCCCCACCAACCGGCGAGAGTTCTTAACCGGACTCGGCGGAGGATTCGCGGGCCTCGCCCTGACCAGCCTGCTGGCCAAGGAGAGCCAAGCGGCACCCGCCGGGCAGGGCTCGCTAAATATGCAGCACCACCCGCCGAAGGTGAAGCGGATCATCCAGCTCTTCATGAACGGCGGCGCAAGCCCCATGGACCTCTTCGACTACAAGCCCGCGCTGATCAAGTACCACGGCCAGAAGCTCCCCGACCACATCCGCCCCGAGGGACTGGCCAGCGCCCCGGGCCTCTGCCTCAAGAGCCCGTTTACGTTCAAGCAGTACGGCCAGTCGGGGCGCTGGGTGAGCGAGGTCTTCCCCGAGCAGGCGAAGCTCGTGGACGAGATGGCGTTCTTTATGGCGATGGCCAGCAAGTCCAGTGTCCATGGGCCGGCGTCGTACATGATGAACACGGGCTTCATCCAGCCGGGATTCCCGTCGATGGGGGCGTGGATCTCGTATGCGATCGGGAACCTGCGCGACAACCTGCCCACTTTCGTCGTGCTCCCGGACTCCCGCGGCCTGCCCTACAACCAGCGGGGAAACTTCAGCAGCGGGTTCCTGCCGGTGGTGCACCAGGGGACGATGATCAATGGCACAGGGCCGGAGGCGGTCTCCGATCTCTTTGCCAGTGGCCGCTACAAGTTCGCCAACCCGGCCTCGGACAAGGCGGGACTCGATGCCCTGAGCCAGCTCAATAAGGCGCACGCGGCGGCCCATCCCGGCGACTCGCGGCTGGATGCCCGGATCGCCAGCTACGAGCTCGCGGCCCGGATGCAGCTGAGCGCACCGGAGGCGTTCGATATCTCGCGCGAGTCACAGGCGGTCAAAGACTCCTACGGGATCGGGGCGCAGCCCACCGATGACTTTGGCAAGCGCTGCCTGCTCGCCGCGCGGCTGGCGGAGCGCGGCGTGCGCTTTGTCCAGGTGTGGAGCGGCCCGCAGGGGGCGGTGAACAACTGGGACAACCACGGCAGCATCAAGCGGGAGCTCACGCCGATGGCGGCCAGTATCGACAAGCCGATCGCGGCGCTCCTGCGCGACCTCAAGGCCCGTGGGCTGGACAAGGACACGCTGGTGATCTGGACCACGGAGTTTGGCCGGACTCCCACGGCGCAGAGCGGCGATGGCCGCGACCACAACGGTGGGACCTTCGTCAGCTGGATCTGGGGCGCGGGGGTCAAGCCGGGCGTGGCGTACGGCGAGAGCGACGAGCTAGCGTTCAAGACCGCCGTGAACACCACCTACTCCTACGACTTCCACGCCACTGTGCTGCACCTGCTGGGAATCGACCACACCAAGCTCACCTGGCGCCAGAACGGCATCGACCGCCGCCTCACCGATGTGCACGGGCACGTCGTAAAGGAAGTCCTCGCGTAG
- a CDS encoding PSD1 and planctomycete cytochrome C domain-containing protein, which produces MTETRPLRGALLALTSLTIAGASLLPARSSSQIKAPTAQVPDFAKEVQPLLRAKCMPCHGDIQAAGGLKLTQLKSAMAGGSSGARGLVPHDPDASAVIQRVSTTDTDLIMPPKTSGKTPLTPAEVATLRRWVQSGPTWPEAGAATPAGDTHWSLQPIKKPALPSGKAPHPVDRFLEARLAAKGLGFSPEADRTTLIRRVTFDLIGLPPTEAELTDFLNDRAPGAYERLVDRLLASPRYGERWARHWLDTIHYADSHGSEHDMGRKNAWPFRDYVIQTFNSDVTYARFVREQLAADVLYPNRPDLTPALGYLSAGNFDLSAYYTAPIPFQILDRDDMVNQAMSTFVSTTANCARCHDHKFDPIPTTDYWSLQAVFAGVIKGDVTYDEKREIAEQRAKWNKLKEAAESKSAARILATENKPVVDSFVAALSSFAGWKPLRVTKATSTGSATFTLADDGRVAVGGPRPAKDTYTLVTRPGGGRIGALRLDAYASPELPKGGPGRADDGGYLLHELTIEVVRADGKREKAKTFRASADYAQPNGDAARAADGNPGSAWGIGPEFGKDHHLVLAFEKPLDLADGDALEVVLEQNDGSGHTLGRFRLSVADAPRLALCAVPPKVAELLKTPTQNQAARVELAAFALRETAADGIAALPPQKRVYVAAKAADVADVGFVNIDKPREIHVLERGEMSRPKQLVGPGALSALPELAIYFKRRDMSQESQRRAALAEWVVDRRNPLTWRSIVNRVWHYHFGKGIVDTPGDFGRMGGAPSHPELLDYLAAWFKDDAEGSFKKLHRLIVTSQAYKQSSADRPEADKLDRDNRLLWRANRLRLDADQYRDAALQTAGRLDFTMGGPGVNHFKMGPGPQMTPALDYAAFDWESPAANRRSVYRTVWRSIPDPFMDSLDFPDLTLLSPTRGTSVSALQALTLYNNNFVLSCAQSLARRVVAEGGTLPKQIERAATLAWGRALTDKERKVLQTLASSHGLEATCRVILNANAFLFVD; this is translated from the coding sequence ATGACGGAAACACGTCCGCTCCGCGGCGCTCTCCTCGCGCTGACCTCCCTCACGATCGCCGGCGCAAGCCTGCTGCCCGCACGGTCGTCCAGTCAGATCAAGGCCCCCACTGCCCAAGTGCCTGACTTCGCCAAGGAGGTCCAGCCCCTCCTGCGTGCCAAGTGCATGCCCTGCCACGGCGATATCCAAGCCGCCGGCGGGCTGAAGCTCACCCAGCTCAAGAGCGCTATGGCAGGAGGGAGCAGCGGCGCGCGCGGCCTCGTGCCGCACGACCCCGATGCCAGCGCGGTCATCCAGCGGGTCTCCACCACCGACACCGACCTAATCATGCCCCCCAAGACCAGTGGCAAGACCCCGCTGACGCCCGCCGAGGTGGCAACCCTGCGCCGCTGGGTGCAGTCGGGGCCGACCTGGCCCGAGGCGGGTGCAGCGACGCCTGCCGGGGACACGCACTGGTCGCTCCAGCCGATCAAGAAGCCTGCGCTCCCCTCCGGCAAGGCACCGCACCCCGTGGACCGCTTTCTGGAGGCGCGCCTCGCTGCCAAGGGGCTGGGCTTCTCTCCCGAGGCCGACCGCACCACCCTGATCCGCCGCGTGACATTCGATCTCATCGGCCTCCCGCCCACCGAGGCGGAGCTCACGGATTTTCTCAACGATAGAGCGCCGGGAGCCTACGAGCGCCTCGTGGATCGCCTGCTGGCATCGCCGCGCTACGGGGAGCGCTGGGCGCGCCACTGGCTCGACACCATCCACTACGCCGACTCCCACGGCTCGGAGCACGACATGGGCCGCAAGAACGCCTGGCCGTTCCGCGACTATGTCATCCAGACCTTCAATAGCGATGTCACCTACGCCCGCTTCGTCCGTGAGCAGCTGGCCGCCGATGTCCTCTACCCGAATCGCCCCGACCTCACCCCCGCGCTGGGCTACCTGAGCGCCGGCAACTTCGACCTGAGCGCCTACTACACCGCGCCCATCCCGTTCCAGATCCTGGACCGCGACGACATGGTCAACCAGGCGATGTCGACGTTTGTCAGCACGACTGCCAACTGCGCGCGGTGCCACGACCACAAGTTCGATCCCATCCCCACCACCGACTACTGGTCGCTCCAGGCGGTCTTCGCGGGGGTCATCAAGGGCGATGTCACCTACGACGAGAAGCGCGAGATCGCGGAGCAGCGCGCAAAGTGGAACAAGCTGAAGGAGGCCGCCGAGAGCAAGAGTGCCGCCCGTATCCTGGCCACAGAGAACAAGCCTGTGGTGGACAGCTTTGTGGCGGCGCTCTCTAGTTTTGCGGGTTGGAAGCCCCTGCGCGTGACCAAGGCGACGAGCACGGGCAGTGCGACCTTCACCCTCGCCGACGACGGCCGGGTGGCGGTGGGCGGCCCGCGCCCGGCCAAGGACACCTACACGCTGGTCACCCGGCCCGGCGGGGGGCGCATCGGGGCCCTGCGCCTCGATGCCTACGCGTCCCCGGAGCTCCCCAAGGGCGGCCCGGGTCGCGCCGACGACGGCGGCTACCTGCTCCACGAGCTCACGATAGAGGTCGTTCGTGCGGACGGCAAGCGCGAGAAGGCAAAGACTTTCCGGGCCAGCGCCGACTACGCCCAGCCCAACGGGGACGCTGCACGTGCCGCCGACGGCAACCCCGGCTCGGCGTGGGGGATCGGGCCGGAGTTTGGCAAGGACCACCACCTCGTGCTGGCTTTTGAGAAACCTCTCGACCTGGCCGATGGCGATGCGCTGGAGGTGGTTCTGGAGCAAAACGATGGCTCGGGCCACACGCTGGGGCGCTTCCGCCTGAGTGTCGCCGATGCCCCCCGCCTCGCGCTCTGCGCCGTGCCGCCCAAGGTCGCCGAGCTTCTGAAGACACCCACACAAAACCAGGCTGCCCGCGTAGAGCTCGCCGCCTTCGCGCTGCGGGAGACAGCCGCCGATGGGATCGCGGCGCTGCCTCCCCAGAAGCGTGTCTATGTCGCCGCAAAAGCCGCCGATGTCGCCGATGTGGGGTTTGTGAATATCGACAAGCCCCGCGAGATCCACGTGCTGGAGCGGGGCGAGATGAGCCGGCCCAAGCAGCTGGTCGGGCCAGGGGCGCTCTCGGCGCTCCCGGAGCTGGCAATCTACTTCAAGCGCCGCGACATGAGCCAGGAGAGCCAGCGCCGTGCCGCGCTCGCGGAGTGGGTCGTGGACCGGCGCAACCCCCTCACCTGGCGTAGTATTGTCAACCGAGTCTGGCACTACCACTTTGGCAAGGGCATTGTCGACACCCCCGGTGACTTCGGCCGCATGGGCGGTGCCCCCAGCCACCCCGAGTTGCTCGACTATCTCGCGGCGTGGTTCAAGGACGATGCAGAGGGCTCGTTCAAAAAGCTGCACCGGCTGATTGTCACCAGCCAGGCCTACAAGCAGAGCTCCGCCGACCGACCAGAGGCGGACAAGCTCGATCGGGACAACCGCCTGCTCTGGCGGGCCAATCGCCTGCGCCTGGATGCCGACCAGTACCGGGACGCCGCGCTCCAGACCGCTGGGCGGCTCGACTTCACCATGGGCGGGCCGGGGGTCAACCACTTCAAGATGGGGCCGGGACCGCAGATGACGCCCGCTCTGGACTACGCAGCCTTCGACTGGGAGAGCCCCGCGGCCAACCGGCGCTCGGTCTACCGCACGGTCTGGCGCTCCATCCCGGACCCGTTCATGGACTCGCTGGACTTCCCCGACCTGACCCTGCTCTCCCCCACCCGCGGCACGAGTGTCTCCGCCCTGCAGGCCCTGACACTCTACAACAATAACTTCGTCCTCTCATGCGCCCAGTCGCTGGCAAGGCGTGTCGTGGCCGAGGGCGGCACACTACCCAAACAAATCGAGCGGGCGGCGACTCTGGCGTGGGGCCGAGCCCTCACCGACAAAGAGCGGAAGGTGCTCCAGACCCTGGCAAGCAGCCATGGCCTGGAGGCGACCTGTCGTGTTATTCTCAACGCGAATGCGTTTCTGTTCGTAGACTGA
- a CDS encoding ComEC/Rec2 family competence protein, with protein MRLRPLFTALALVVLGILAAPFLPHQPLVFDVLALVSALSGVAFLRRPTLATTLLLLPFLLFPLAQTQRMLQPDGLVAIEGHYQILSGRVETAPEPTRQGGVRFVLATAQGQTQVTTRTAQSLYRGDFVTAHGRLELPPRATNPGEFDYRSYLLRQGIHTVLYANRVDTQLLLRRATLAERLRATIRGACHAHLAPESAGLLSGLLISDRSQLPTELQDAFSRTGTIHILSTSGLHLSVFAAVLVALFGRGKPLPTFLALALLWTYALAAGTGGAVMRSAVMTTVMLLAPLLKREAEPLHTLAFAALLILLPEPLALYDPGTQLSFATVATLVAWARPLENLIWPWEPEQRPLTRFLRACTVGLLVGILAQVGSAPLVAYHYNLFSWISPIANLPIAALAELLLLAGLAAVALPFLTPLWGLLTLGLELLKTLALGFAALPYAALSVASPPAELVVLWYALLLLPAPYVRVRLNRRRFRGVSPERDA; from the coding sequence ATGCGCCTGCGCCCGCTGTTCACCGCTCTCGCCCTTGTGGTGCTCGGCATCCTGGCCGCGCCCTTTCTTCCCCACCAGCCCCTCGTTTTCGATGTGCTCGCTCTGGTAAGTGCCCTTTCGGGTGTTGCGTTTCTACGCCGCCCCACTCTCGCCACCACGCTTCTCCTCCTGCCGTTCTTGCTTTTCCCTCTCGCGCAGACACAGCGCATGCTCCAGCCCGATGGCCTAGTAGCAATTGAGGGCCACTATCAGATCCTGAGTGGGCGTGTGGAGACCGCACCAGAGCCGACACGGCAGGGGGGTGTACGCTTCGTGCTGGCCACCGCACAGGGCCAGACCCAGGTCACAACCCGCACGGCCCAGTCGCTCTATCGGGGTGACTTTGTCACCGCACACGGTCGCCTAGAGCTTCCCCCACGTGCCACCAACCCCGGTGAGTTCGACTACCGCAGCTACCTGCTTCGGCAGGGAATTCACACGGTGCTGTATGCCAACCGGGTCGATACTCAGCTCCTGCTACGCCGCGCGACCCTGGCAGAGCGTCTTCGAGCAACCATCCGAGGAGCCTGTCATGCCCACCTTGCGCCCGAGAGCGCGGGGCTCCTCTCTGGCCTGCTGATCTCAGACCGCAGCCAGCTTCCCACAGAGCTCCAGGATGCCTTCTCTCGCACGGGGACGATCCACATTCTCTCGACCTCGGGGCTCCACCTGAGTGTCTTTGCGGCGGTGCTAGTGGCGCTCTTTGGCCGAGGAAAGCCACTTCCGACCTTTCTGGCGCTGGCCCTGCTCTGGACCTACGCCCTCGCGGCAGGGACGGGCGGCGCCGTGATGCGCTCCGCCGTCATGACCACCGTCATGCTCCTCGCCCCGCTCCTCAAGCGTGAGGCCGAGCCCCTGCACACCCTCGCCTTCGCCGCGCTCCTGATCCTGCTCCCCGAGCCTCTCGCCCTCTATGATCCTGGGACGCAGCTCTCCTTTGCCACGGTCGCGACACTTGTCGCCTGGGCACGGCCACTAGAAAATCTTATCTGGCCCTGGGAGCCCGAGCAGCGCCCCCTCACCCGCTTTCTACGCGCCTGCACGGTCGGCCTACTGGTCGGCATTCTCGCGCAAGTTGGCTCCGCACCGCTCGTGGCCTACCACTACAACCTCTTCTCCTGGATCTCCCCAATCGCTAATCTGCCCATCGCTGCCCTCGCCGAGCTTCTCTTGCTTGCTGGCCTCGCAGCGGTCGCGCTCCCGTTTCTCACCCCGCTCTGGGGTCTGCTCACCCTGGGACTAGAGCTCCTCAAGACCCTCGCACTGGGCTTCGCCGCCCTCCCCTACGCCGCCCTCTCGGTCGCCTCGCCCCCCGCCGAGCTCGTCGTCCTCTGGTATGCGCTCTTGCTCCTCCCTGCCCCTTACGTCCGCGTCCGCCTAAACCGCCGACGTTTTCGGGGAGTCTCCCCAGAGAGAGACGCATGA
- a CDS encoding acyltransferase family protein — protein sequence MPQTAHTPKPDSPPEHLAFVDFLRGVACLWVVVFHANGWQVLPDWRSTDPLVSPLATVGLSVAQLGYLGVHLFLVLSGFCLTYPVLRRAGGDLSQTRLNLREFAVRRARRILPPYYVALALVALVALTLAEAPMRHPVIGWGWDVLAHAFLVHNLSSKTVLTLNGSFWSLGLEAQWYVAFPLVLAWARRKGWLAPALGTLVLGVAWQRLVWARLPGYPEAPEVSVGNAWLYALPARLFEFVCGMVAAQWVAKGRGRATPVLLALAGSLPLLVVATLAARGRFGVWHDHLWGIAFALMLVGLSAVPGAWFAGRVPRLLVGVGTVSYSLYLVHEPLIAFTSVFTELFLKDQFLPRVAIFWGGLLPFCLLTARVFYHCFEAPWLKKKAPALAVVSQDATAGAAHLVAAGEGRDQLAAVEAGDPAVVEPPVAEAELTKARAA from the coding sequence ATGCCACAGACTGCACACACGCCGAAACCCGACTCCCCGCCGGAGCACCTGGCCTTTGTCGACTTTCTCCGTGGGGTTGCCTGCCTCTGGGTAGTGGTTTTTCATGCTAATGGCTGGCAAGTGCTCCCGGACTGGCGCAGCACGGACCCTCTTGTCTCCCCGCTGGCGACAGTGGGGCTGTCGGTGGCGCAGCTAGGCTACCTGGGGGTGCATCTCTTCTTGGTGCTCTCCGGGTTCTGCCTGACCTACCCGGTGCTACGACGTGCCGGCGGCGATCTCTCCCAGACCCGCTTGAACCTGCGGGAGTTTGCCGTGCGGCGTGCCCGGCGGATCCTGCCGCCCTACTATGTCGCGCTGGCTCTGGTGGCCCTGGTGGCACTCACCCTCGCGGAGGCCCCGATGCGCCATCCTGTCATTGGCTGGGGCTGGGACGTGCTGGCACATGCGTTTTTGGTGCACAACCTGAGTAGCAAGACGGTCTTAACCCTCAATGGCTCGTTCTGGTCGCTGGGGCTGGAGGCGCAGTGGTACGTGGCCTTTCCCCTGGTGCTGGCCTGGGCACGGCGCAAGGGCTGGCTCGCGCCGGCGCTAGGTACCCTGGTGCTGGGAGTTGCCTGGCAGCGCCTGGTATGGGCACGCCTGCCCGGCTACCCCGAGGCCCCCGAGGTGAGTGTCGGCAATGCCTGGCTCTATGCCCTGCCCGCGCGCCTCTTTGAGTTTGTCTGTGGGATGGTGGCGGCGCAGTGGGTGGCAAAGGGACGTGGCCGCGCGACTCCTGTGCTCTTGGCCCTCGCCGGCTCGTTGCCGCTGCTTGTTGTGGCGACCCTGGCAGCACGTGGGCGCTTTGGGGTCTGGCACGACCACCTCTGGGGGATTGCCTTTGCCCTGATGCTCGTGGGGCTCTCGGCCGTCCCTGGGGCCTGGTTTGCCGGGCGCGTGCCGCGGCTCTTGGTGGGGGTGGGGACAGTCTCCTACTCGCTCTACTTGGTGCACGAGCCTCTGATCGCCTTTACCAGTGTCTTCACGGAGCTCTTCCTGAAAGACCAGTTTCTGCCCCGCGTGGCGATCTTCTGGGGAGGACTCCTGCCCTTTTGCCTGCTGACCGCGCGGGTGTTCTACCACTGCTTCGAGGCACCGTGGCTCAAGAAGAAGGCCCCGGCGCTAGCCGTTGTCTCCCAGGATGCGACAGCGGGGGCAGCTCACCTTGTCGCCGCCGGGGAAGGGCGCGACCAGCTCGCCGCAGTGGAGGCAGGGGACCCAGCCGTTGTCGAGCCGCCAGTTGCGGAGGCGGAGCTCACTAAAGCGCGTGCGGCGTAG
- the pgl gene encoding 6-phosphogluconolactonase, with amino-acid sequence MQPTFLPLPDPNAVASDAAARFLALAEAAIAERGRFVVALAGGSTPERLYKILATRELDWTKILVFFSDDRFLSPASRFSNAGLALRLLPLNPKTTYPVPAETSLDAAECATQYERELLAALGSEPRFDLVLLGMGEDGHTASLFPGKTALSATSWVTHSTPGVLPPPVDRITFTFPLINAARNVLFLVTGANKKAKVALWKANSGSVSTLPVLGVAPTDGTLTVLLDEAAS; translated from the coding sequence ATGCAGCCCACGTTTCTCCCCCTCCCCGATCCTAATGCCGTTGCGAGTGATGCGGCGGCGCGCTTTCTCGCCCTCGCCGAGGCGGCAATCGCTGAGCGCGGGCGGTTTGTGGTGGCGCTGGCGGGCGGCTCCACCCCGGAGCGGCTCTATAAAATCCTAGCGACCCGCGAGCTCGACTGGACCAAGATTCTTGTCTTCTTCTCCGACGACCGCTTTCTCTCGCCCGCGAGCCGCTTTAGCAATGCCGGGCTCGCCCTGCGCCTGCTCCCGCTGAACCCCAAGACCACCTACCCCGTTCCCGCCGAGACCAGCCTCGATGCCGCCGAGTGCGCCACGCAGTACGAGCGAGAGCTCCTCGCAGCCCTAGGGAGCGAGCCGCGCTTCGACCTGGTACTCTTGGGCATGGGCGAGGATGGCCACACGGCGTCGCTCTTTCCCGGGAAAACGGCGCTTTCGGCGACAAGCTGGGTCACCCACTCGACACCGGGGGTCTTGCCGCCACCCGTGGACCGTATTACGTTTACCTTTCCCCTGATCAATGCCGCCCGCAACGTGCTCTTTCTGGTGACCGGGGCAAATAAGAAAGCAAAAGTGGCGCTGTGGAAGGCAAACTCGGGAAGCGTGAGCACACTTCCCGTGCTGGGGGTGGCCCCCACCGACGGCACACTCACGGTTCTTCTGGACGAGGCGGCGAGCTAG
- a CDS encoding glycine-rich domain-containing protein, with the protein MNNKTTTPYQEDPLWQKLAGFPLDEGFSKRLARENGWGALFTEQVIGEYRRFLYLTEVAGHPVTPSKAIDEAWHLHLLYTRSYWEGLCGEVLGKPLHHEPGTGKAGDTAHFARQFAQTQASYQHVFGSEPPTEVWGQTSPRSQATQNRSTQKRALGWLATGLGGAALIGASGGDAFFGIVFVGVLIALVAAAFRSQRPEPGRKNNPGGTNSTTTDGMTATSTSSCGGFFGVSSTTTVLPATSGESEQSTSHSHGHSHGHSHGHSHSHSHDSGHSHDSGASCSTSSDTGASASSCSTASSCSSASSCSSGSSCSSGSSCGSS; encoded by the coding sequence ATGAACAACAAGACAACCACCCCCTACCAAGAAGATCCGCTCTGGCAGAAGCTCGCGGGATTTCCACTGGACGAAGGATTTAGCAAGCGCCTCGCTCGTGAAAACGGGTGGGGCGCTTTGTTTACCGAGCAAGTGATCGGGGAGTACCGGCGGTTTCTGTATCTCACCGAGGTGGCGGGGCATCCCGTGACACCGTCGAAGGCGATCGACGAGGCCTGGCACCTGCACTTGCTCTACACCCGCTCGTACTGGGAGGGACTCTGTGGGGAGGTGCTGGGTAAGCCGCTCCACCATGAACCAGGGACGGGAAAAGCGGGCGACACCGCGCACTTTGCCCGGCAGTTTGCACAGACACAGGCAAGCTACCAGCACGTCTTTGGGAGCGAGCCTCCCACAGAGGTCTGGGGACAGACAAGCCCACGCTCTCAGGCCACACAGAACCGTTCCACGCAGAAGCGAGCCCTCGGCTGGCTGGCGACGGGGCTGGGCGGTGCGGCCCTGATCGGGGCCAGCGGCGGGGATGCCTTCTTTGGAATTGTCTTTGTGGGAGTCTTAATCGCCCTGGTCGCAGCGGCCTTCCGGTCACAGCGCCCCGAGCCGGGGAGAAAAAACAACCCAGGCGGGACAAACAGCACCACGACAGACGGAATGACAGCGACCAGCACAAGCTCCTGCGGCGGCTTCTTCGGGGTAAGCAGCACCACAACCGTCCTCCCAGCGACGAGCGGTGAGAGTGAGCAGAGCACCTCCCACAGTCACGGTCATAGCCACGGACACAGCCATGGTCACAGTCACTCCCACTCCCACGATAGCGGCCACAGCCACGACTCCGGGGCGAGCTGTAGCACCAGCAGCGACACTGGAGCCAGCGCCAGTTCTTGCTCCACGGCAAGCTCTTGCTCCAGCGCGAGCTCTTGTAGCAGCGGAAGCTCGTGCTCCTCGGGGAGCTCCTGCGGAAGCAGTTAG
- the rfbB gene encoding dTDP-glucose 4,6-dehydratase, giving the protein MKRFLVTGGAGFIGSNFVRYFLNKYPDYTVWVLDALTYAGNTDNFHDLWDNPRFAFFQGRIEDAALVDNLARNVDCIINFAAESHNDRAILDPETAQKTNFNGVGVLLEAARKHQHVRFHQVSTDEVYGSTDGEFKEGDPLEPNQPYSAAKAGGELLVRAYNVTFGLNTIVTRGSNTFGPYHYPEKLIPLMITNAMQDIPLPVYGDGKQVRDWMWVLDHCIGVDIALHQGKAGEIYNVGGGSERHNIDVVKGILAALGKPETLIRYVTDRPGHDRRYSLNTEKMEALGFAPRRDFEVLLEQTVKWYVDNEAWWRKIKASDDYQNFTKKWYGDRK; this is encoded by the coding sequence ATGAAACGCTTCCTTGTGACCGGTGGGGCCGGGTTTATTGGCTCTAACTTCGTGCGCTACTTCCTGAACAAGTACCCGGACTACACGGTCTGGGTGCTCGATGCCCTGACCTATGCCGGTAACACCGACAACTTCCACGACCTCTGGGACAACCCGCGCTTCGCGTTCTTCCAGGGCCGGATCGAGGATGCCGCGCTGGTGGACAACCTCGCACGCAATGTCGACTGCATCATCAACTTCGCCGCCGAGAGCCACAACGACCGCGCGATCCTCGACCCCGAGACCGCGCAGAAGACCAACTTCAACGGGGTTGGAGTATTGCTGGAGGCCGCGCGCAAGCACCAGCATGTCCGCTTCCACCAGGTCTCCACCGACGAGGTCTACGGCAGCACCGATGGCGAGTTCAAGGAGGGCGACCCGCTGGAGCCCAACCAACCCTACTCGGCGGCCAAGGCGGGGGGTGAGCTTTTGGTCCGTGCCTACAACGTGACCTTTGGGCTCAATACGATTGTCACCCGCGGCTCCAACACCTTCGGACCCTACCACTACCCCGAGAAGCTGATTCCCCTGATGATCACCAATGCCATGCAGGACATCCCGCTGCCGGTCTACGGCGATGGCAAGCAGGTCCGCGACTGGATGTGGGTGCTGGACCACTGTATCGGGGTGGATATCGCGCTGCACCAGGGCAAGGCGGGCGAGATCTACAATGTCGGGGGCGGCTCCGAGCGGCACAATATCGACGTGGTCAAGGGAATCCTGGCCGCGCTGGGCAAGCCGGAGACCCTCATCCGCTATGTCACCGACCGCCCCGGCCACGACCGGCGCTACAGCCTCAACACCGAGAAGATGGAGGCGCTTGGCTTTGCCCCCCGCCGCGACTTTGAGGTGCTGCTGGAGCAGACCGTGAAGTGGTACGTCGACAACGAGGCCTGGTGGCGCAAGATCAAGGCCAGCGACGACTACCAGAACTTCACCAAGAAATGGTACGGCGACCGGAAATAG
- a CDS encoding phytanoyl-CoA dioxygenase family protein, giving the protein MTLTTDQIRFFHLNGFLSIPTPITDETELAWMREVYDRIFAQKAGRESGDQFDLGGTDEDGKTEALPQILNPAKYAPELRDGKYLGVATEIVRQLLGPEVSVGVAHAIFKPAGHGAPTPWHQDEAYWDPQWQYKNVSIWMPLQEATIENGCLWFMPGSHEWDVQPHQPIGGDVRIHGLEMLDTAFAKDAIACPLPAGGITIHRNRTAHYAGANTSAIPRRALILGAGLPNKPRQGAARSFPWNEIKETPREARAKAARG; this is encoded by the coding sequence ATGACACTGACGACAGACCAGATTCGCTTCTTTCACCTCAATGGATTTCTCTCTATCCCCACGCCCATCACCGACGAGACCGAGCTGGCGTGGATGCGCGAGGTCTACGACCGTATCTTTGCGCAGAAGGCGGGGCGGGAGTCGGGCGATCAGTTTGACCTGGGGGGCACCGATGAAGACGGCAAGACCGAGGCGCTGCCGCAGATCCTAAACCCCGCTAAGTACGCCCCGGAGCTCCGAGACGGCAAGTACCTGGGGGTCGCCACGGAGATCGTCCGCCAGCTCCTCGGCCCCGAGGTCTCGGTGGGAGTCGCCCACGCCATCTTCAAGCCCGCGGGCCACGGCGCCCCGACCCCGTGGCACCAGGACGAGGCCTACTGGGACCCGCAGTGGCAGTACAAGAATGTCTCGATCTGGATGCCGCTCCAAGAGGCGACTATCGAGAACGGCTGCCTCTGGTTCATGCCCGGGAGCCACGAGTGGGATGTCCAGCCGCACCAGCCGATCGGGGGCGATGTGCGCATCCACGGCCTGGAGATGCTGGACACCGCGTTCGCCAAAGACGCCATCGCGTGCCCCTTGCCCGCGGGTGGCATCACGATCCACCGCAACCGCACGGCGCACTATGCCGGAGCAAACACATCTGCGATTCCGCGCCGGGCGCTCATTCTGGGAGCCGGCCTGCCCAACAAACCCCGCCAGGGCGCAGCGCGTAGCTTTCCGTGGAATGAGATCAAAGAGACACCTCGTGAAGCTCGCGCGAAGGCAGCACGTGGGTAG